In a single window of the Biomphalaria glabrata chromosome 13, xgBioGlab47.1, whole genome shotgun sequence genome:
- the LOC106061846 gene encoding solute carrier family 12 member 9-like isoform X1, with amino-acid sequence MSDRQRQNENGVVCHSFQILTSKMRMYYNSTGVHMMHSNNGAPPHMSSNDYLNLDDTPILMHDDSESMERIPLTSSPSLFQKAKCFLLRTPAPSITPVHDSDFGRSLGIFAGVFAPVALGQFASHLFLRTGFVVGQAGLLETYSQLILAYFILIMTVLSICAISTNGAMEGGGAYYMISRALGPEFGGSIGFLFYVAQVLSCALYVVGFVEGVLENFGVGGSFTGNDHGLPNDTDWWKYLYSTVSLFICLIICLIGGAMFARTSAAILLIVVVCTLSVMISIFAKNYRLQIDIPFNNQYIYPNQSNLNQNNTITGNYTGLSATTFRENLFNNYTVDYSTDRQMNYATVFAILFSSVTGILNGANMSGELRDPSKAIPRGTLSAVCFTFCTYFILTTLIAGSCSRFLLINDYVFLQQVNLWKPFVVIGIFASTLSASLGNLIGGSRILQALGNDQLFWSLLKPATITTKSGNPLISVFITWFLSQIVLLVGKLNAIAPIVSVFFLLSYASVNLACLALELASAPNFRPTFNYFSWHTCTLGIIGCMIMCFMISPIYTSISLVLMLILAIILHFRTLPTTWASISQALIFHQVRKYLLILDPRKSHIKFWRPQLLLMVSNPRQSCELMDFCNDIKKSGLYVIGHVKVGKLDDYPTDPVMEETPKWLQLINHMKIKAFVELTLSSSVSEGFQQLVRLSGLGGMKVNTVCFGFYDDTMPTDSLLKTKIRKRKLFGSIDSSQQDFESYFKLPRSNGERHLTVNEYIGLIQDAFKLQKSVFLCRNFQLLNKENILKSNEKLFIDVWPVNFFRPDTASYFDNSCLFMLQLACILTMQSGWKKHTQLRVFLCVNSLSENTGIKEKKLSTFLRQLRIQAKIVIVSFEHLLSHLTADGDHYSAAAAPQSEGELDDVKMHEFAQVPQAYLEGVNSLLQANLNQSAVTFMYLPRPPSSGQNTYTAYLEQLSAISSWSHPTVFVHGLHPVTSTAL; translated from the exons ATGTCTGATAGACAACGACAGAATGAGAATGGTGTAGTTTGTCACAG TTTTCAAATTTTGACATCGAAAATGAGAATGTACTATAACTCCACTGGGGTGCACATGATGCACAGCAACAATGGCGCCCCTCCACATATGAGCAGCAATGATTACCTCAACTTGGACGACACACCGATTCTGATGCACGATGACTCTGAGAGTATGGAAAGGATTCCATTAACATCTTCCCCATCACTCTTCCAAAAAGCCAAATGTTTCTTGCTTAGGACGCCTGCTCCCAGCATCACGCCCGTTCATGATTCAGACTTTGGGAGATCTCTTGGTATTTTTGCTGGAGTATTTGCCCCTGTTGCATTGGGTCAATTCGCTAGTCATTTATTCCTTCGAACCG gTTTTGTTGTTGGTCAAGCTGGTCTCTTGGAAACATACTCTCAACTCATTCTGGCCTACTTCATATTGATTATGACTGTCTTGTCCATTTGTGCCATTTCAACCAATGGAGCAATGGAAGGTGGCGGTGCTTACT ATATGATAAGCAGAGCCTTAGGTCCAGAGTTTGGTGGGAGTATAGGATTTCTATTTTATGTTGCGCAAGTGTTATCGTGTGCCCTTTATGTTGTTGGCTTTGTGGAAGGAGTTCTGGAAAATTTTGGAGTCGGAG gaAGTTTTACAGGCAATGATCATGGGCTGCCCAACGACACTGATTGGTGGAAGTATCTTTACTCCACGgtctctttatttatttgtcttaTCATTTGTCTCATTGGAGGTGCCATGTTTGCCAGAACCTCTGCTGCTATTTTACTG attGTTGTCGTGTGCACTTTATCTGTGATGATCAGCATATTTGCCAAAAACTATCGACTGCAGATTGATATTCCCTTCAATAATCAGTATATTTATCCGAACCAGTCAAACCTGAATCAAAATAATACAATTACAGGAAATTATACTGGCCTTAGTGCAACCACATTCCGAGAGAATCTGTTTA acaaCTACACAGTTGATTAcagtacagacagacagatgaactATGCCACAGTTTTTGCTATTCTTTTCAGCAGTGTCACTGGAATTCTCAATGGGGCCAACATGTCAG gagaGCTGAGGGATCCGTCCAAGGCTATACCTAGAGGTACACTGTCAGCCGTCTGCTTCACATTTTGTACATATTTCATTCTGACCACATTAATCGCAGGATCATGCTCAAG ATTTCTTCTGATCAATGATTATGTTTTCCTGCAACAAGTCAATCTTTGGAAACCATTTGTTGTCATTGGCATTTTTGCTTCTACGCTGTCTGCATCCCTGGGAAACTTGATTGGAGGCTCTAGAATTTTACAAGCTCTTGGAAATGATCAGTTGTTTT GGTCACTGTTGAAGCCAGCAACTATCACAACAAAGAGTGGTAACCCACTGATCAGTGTTTTTATTACCTGGTTCCTGTCACAG attgtccTACTCGTGGGGAAGTTAAACGCTATTGCTCCCATTGTCTCTGTATTCTTCCTGTTGTCCTATGCCTCAGTCAATCTGGCATGTTTGGCTTTAGAGTTGGCATCAGCTCCAAATTTCAG GCCAACGTTCAACTACTTTTCTTGGCACACCTGTACGCTTGGCATCATTGGCTGTATGATCATGTGTTTCATGATCTCGCCCATCTACACAAGTATTTCATTAGTCTTGATGCTTATCTTGGCCATCATTCTGCATTTCCGCACTTTGCCAACCACCTGGGCATCCATTAGTCAGGCTCTCATCTTTCACCAG GTTCGCAAATACTTACTCATACTTGATCCTCGAAAATCTCATATCAAGTTCTGGAGGCCACAATTACTGTTGATGGTGTCCAATCCCAGGCAAAGTTGTGAGTTGATGGACTTCTGCAATGACATCAAGAAATCAGGTCTTTATGTCATTGGCCATGTCAAAGTTGGGAAACTGGATGACTACCCAACTGATCCAGTGATGGAGGAAACGCCCAAGTGGCTGCAGCTTATCAACCACATGAAGATCAAAGCCTTTGTTGAGCTGACCCTTTCCAGCAGTGTGTCCGAGGGTTTCCAGCAGCTGGTAAGGTTATCTGGCCTGGGTGGTATGAAGGTCAACACCGTCTGCTTTGGATTCTATGACGACACCATGCCGACAGATTCTCTtctcaaaactaaaatcagaaagAGAAAGTTGTTTGGATCTATTGATAGCAGTCAGCAAGACTTTGAATCTTATTTTAAGCTACCTCGATCAAATGGGGAAAGGCATCTTACAGTGAATGAATACATTGGCCTTATTCAGGATGCCTTCAAACTTCAGAAGAGTGTCTTTTTATGCCGCAATTTCCAGCTGCTGAACAAGGAAAACATTCTCAAGTCAAACGAGAAATTGTTCATTGATGTCTGGCCCGTCAACTTTTTCCGCCCAGACACGGCAAGCTACTTTGACAACTCGTGTCTTTTCATGCTGCAGCTGGCCTGTATACTGACCATGCAGAGTGGCTGGAAGAAGCACACCCAGCTACGGGTGTTCCTCTGTGTAAATTCCCTGTCTGAGAACACAGGTATCAAGGAGAAAAAACTGTCCACATTCTTGAGACAGCTCAGAATTCAAGCCAAAATTGTG ATTGTGTCCTTTGAGCATCTTCTCAGCCATTTGACAGCCGATGGAGATCACTACTCTGCAGCAGCAGCGCCACAGTCAGAGGGAGAGCTGGACGATGTCAAGATGCATGAGTTTGCCCAAGTACCTCAAGCTTATCTAGAAGGTGTCAATTCTCTGTTGCAG GCTAATTTGAATCAGTCAGCTGTAACCTTTATGTACCTGCCACGCCCACCCAGCAGTGGACAAAACACCTACACTGCCTATTTAGAACAGCTGAGTGCCATCTCCAGTTGGTCTCACCCGACAGTCTTTGTCCACGGCCTTCATCCTGTCACATCGACAGCCTTGTAA
- the LOC106061846 gene encoding solute carrier family 12 member 9-like isoform X2: MRMYYNSTGVHMMHSNNGAPPHMSSNDYLNLDDTPILMHDDSESMERIPLTSSPSLFQKAKCFLLRTPAPSITPVHDSDFGRSLGIFAGVFAPVALGQFASHLFLRTGFVVGQAGLLETYSQLILAYFILIMTVLSICAISTNGAMEGGGAYYMISRALGPEFGGSIGFLFYVAQVLSCALYVVGFVEGVLENFGVGGSFTGNDHGLPNDTDWWKYLYSTVSLFICLIICLIGGAMFARTSAAILLIVVVCTLSVMISIFAKNYRLQIDIPFNNQYIYPNQSNLNQNNTITGNYTGLSATTFRENLFNNYTVDYSTDRQMNYATVFAILFSSVTGILNGANMSGELRDPSKAIPRGTLSAVCFTFCTYFILTTLIAGSCSRFLLINDYVFLQQVNLWKPFVVIGIFASTLSASLGNLIGGSRILQALGNDQLFWSLLKPATITTKSGNPLISVFITWFLSQIVLLVGKLNAIAPIVSVFFLLSYASVNLACLALELASAPNFRPTFNYFSWHTCTLGIIGCMIMCFMISPIYTSISLVLMLILAIILHFRTLPTTWASISQALIFHQVRKYLLILDPRKSHIKFWRPQLLLMVSNPRQSCELMDFCNDIKKSGLYVIGHVKVGKLDDYPTDPVMEETPKWLQLINHMKIKAFVELTLSSSVSEGFQQLVRLSGLGGMKVNTVCFGFYDDTMPTDSLLKTKIRKRKLFGSIDSSQQDFESYFKLPRSNGERHLTVNEYIGLIQDAFKLQKSVFLCRNFQLLNKENILKSNEKLFIDVWPVNFFRPDTASYFDNSCLFMLQLACILTMQSGWKKHTQLRVFLCVNSLSENTGIKEKKLSTFLRQLRIQAKIVIVSFEHLLSHLTADGDHYSAAAAPQSEGELDDVKMHEFAQVPQAYLEGVNSLLQANLNQSAVTFMYLPRPPSSGQNTYTAYLEQLSAISSWSHPTVFVHGLHPVTSTAL, encoded by the exons ATGAGAATGTACTATAACTCCACTGGGGTGCACATGATGCACAGCAACAATGGCGCCCCTCCACATATGAGCAGCAATGATTACCTCAACTTGGACGACACACCGATTCTGATGCACGATGACTCTGAGAGTATGGAAAGGATTCCATTAACATCTTCCCCATCACTCTTCCAAAAAGCCAAATGTTTCTTGCTTAGGACGCCTGCTCCCAGCATCACGCCCGTTCATGATTCAGACTTTGGGAGATCTCTTGGTATTTTTGCTGGAGTATTTGCCCCTGTTGCATTGGGTCAATTCGCTAGTCATTTATTCCTTCGAACCG gTTTTGTTGTTGGTCAAGCTGGTCTCTTGGAAACATACTCTCAACTCATTCTGGCCTACTTCATATTGATTATGACTGTCTTGTCCATTTGTGCCATTTCAACCAATGGAGCAATGGAAGGTGGCGGTGCTTACT ATATGATAAGCAGAGCCTTAGGTCCAGAGTTTGGTGGGAGTATAGGATTTCTATTTTATGTTGCGCAAGTGTTATCGTGTGCCCTTTATGTTGTTGGCTTTGTGGAAGGAGTTCTGGAAAATTTTGGAGTCGGAG gaAGTTTTACAGGCAATGATCATGGGCTGCCCAACGACACTGATTGGTGGAAGTATCTTTACTCCACGgtctctttatttatttgtcttaTCATTTGTCTCATTGGAGGTGCCATGTTTGCCAGAACCTCTGCTGCTATTTTACTG attGTTGTCGTGTGCACTTTATCTGTGATGATCAGCATATTTGCCAAAAACTATCGACTGCAGATTGATATTCCCTTCAATAATCAGTATATTTATCCGAACCAGTCAAACCTGAATCAAAATAATACAATTACAGGAAATTATACTGGCCTTAGTGCAACCACATTCCGAGAGAATCTGTTTA acaaCTACACAGTTGATTAcagtacagacagacagatgaactATGCCACAGTTTTTGCTATTCTTTTCAGCAGTGTCACTGGAATTCTCAATGGGGCCAACATGTCAG gagaGCTGAGGGATCCGTCCAAGGCTATACCTAGAGGTACACTGTCAGCCGTCTGCTTCACATTTTGTACATATTTCATTCTGACCACATTAATCGCAGGATCATGCTCAAG ATTTCTTCTGATCAATGATTATGTTTTCCTGCAACAAGTCAATCTTTGGAAACCATTTGTTGTCATTGGCATTTTTGCTTCTACGCTGTCTGCATCCCTGGGAAACTTGATTGGAGGCTCTAGAATTTTACAAGCTCTTGGAAATGATCAGTTGTTTT GGTCACTGTTGAAGCCAGCAACTATCACAACAAAGAGTGGTAACCCACTGATCAGTGTTTTTATTACCTGGTTCCTGTCACAG attgtccTACTCGTGGGGAAGTTAAACGCTATTGCTCCCATTGTCTCTGTATTCTTCCTGTTGTCCTATGCCTCAGTCAATCTGGCATGTTTGGCTTTAGAGTTGGCATCAGCTCCAAATTTCAG GCCAACGTTCAACTACTTTTCTTGGCACACCTGTACGCTTGGCATCATTGGCTGTATGATCATGTGTTTCATGATCTCGCCCATCTACACAAGTATTTCATTAGTCTTGATGCTTATCTTGGCCATCATTCTGCATTTCCGCACTTTGCCAACCACCTGGGCATCCATTAGTCAGGCTCTCATCTTTCACCAG GTTCGCAAATACTTACTCATACTTGATCCTCGAAAATCTCATATCAAGTTCTGGAGGCCACAATTACTGTTGATGGTGTCCAATCCCAGGCAAAGTTGTGAGTTGATGGACTTCTGCAATGACATCAAGAAATCAGGTCTTTATGTCATTGGCCATGTCAAAGTTGGGAAACTGGATGACTACCCAACTGATCCAGTGATGGAGGAAACGCCCAAGTGGCTGCAGCTTATCAACCACATGAAGATCAAAGCCTTTGTTGAGCTGACCCTTTCCAGCAGTGTGTCCGAGGGTTTCCAGCAGCTGGTAAGGTTATCTGGCCTGGGTGGTATGAAGGTCAACACCGTCTGCTTTGGATTCTATGACGACACCATGCCGACAGATTCTCTtctcaaaactaaaatcagaaagAGAAAGTTGTTTGGATCTATTGATAGCAGTCAGCAAGACTTTGAATCTTATTTTAAGCTACCTCGATCAAATGGGGAAAGGCATCTTACAGTGAATGAATACATTGGCCTTATTCAGGATGCCTTCAAACTTCAGAAGAGTGTCTTTTTATGCCGCAATTTCCAGCTGCTGAACAAGGAAAACATTCTCAAGTCAAACGAGAAATTGTTCATTGATGTCTGGCCCGTCAACTTTTTCCGCCCAGACACGGCAAGCTACTTTGACAACTCGTGTCTTTTCATGCTGCAGCTGGCCTGTATACTGACCATGCAGAGTGGCTGGAAGAAGCACACCCAGCTACGGGTGTTCCTCTGTGTAAATTCCCTGTCTGAGAACACAGGTATCAAGGAGAAAAAACTGTCCACATTCTTGAGACAGCTCAGAATTCAAGCCAAAATTGTG ATTGTGTCCTTTGAGCATCTTCTCAGCCATTTGACAGCCGATGGAGATCACTACTCTGCAGCAGCAGCGCCACAGTCAGAGGGAGAGCTGGACGATGTCAAGATGCATGAGTTTGCCCAAGTACCTCAAGCTTATCTAGAAGGTGTCAATTCTCTGTTGCAG GCTAATTTGAATCAGTCAGCTGTAACCTTTATGTACCTGCCACGCCCACCCAGCAGTGGACAAAACACCTACACTGCCTATTTAGAACAGCTGAGTGCCATCTCCAGTTGGTCTCACCCGACAGTCTTTGTCCACGGCCTTCATCCTGTCACATCGACAGCCTTGTAA
- the LOC106061846 gene encoding solute carrier family 12 member 9-like isoform X3, with product MSLNTQTDDVENVGEASDSDSERSPLLISPISGFANRGNSYLNQKLKRFQRSLSISSIRREDGRPIFESSGASQRVLGTFAGVFCPIALSMFSTLLFLRGGFVVGQAGLLETYSQLILAYFILIMTVLSICAISTNGAMEGGGAYYMISRALGPEFGGSIGFLFYVAQVLSCALYVVGFVEGVLENFGVGGSFTGNDHGLPNDTDWWKYLYSTVSLFICLIICLIGGAMFARTSAAILLIVVVCTLSVMISIFAKNYRLQIDIPFNNQYIYPNQSNLNQNNTITGNYTGLSATTFRENLFNNYTVDYSTDRQMNYATVFAILFSSVTGILNGANMSGELRDPSKAIPRGTLSAVCFTFCTYFILTTLIAGSCSRFLLINDYVFLQQVNLWKPFVVIGIFASTLSASLGNLIGGSRILQALGNDQLFWSLLKPATITTKSGNPLISVFITWFLSQIVLLVGKLNAIAPIVSVFFLLSYASVNLACLALELASAPNFRPTFNYFSWHTCTLGIIGCMIMCFMISPIYTSISLVLMLILAIILHFRTLPTTWASISQALIFHQVRKYLLILDPRKSHIKFWRPQLLLMVSNPRQSCELMDFCNDIKKSGLYVIGHVKVGKLDDYPTDPVMEETPKWLQLINHMKIKAFVELTLSSSVSEGFQQLVRLSGLGGMKVNTVCFGFYDDTMPTDSLLKTKIRKRKLFGSIDSSQQDFESYFKLPRSNGERHLTVNEYIGLIQDAFKLQKSVFLCRNFQLLNKENILKSNEKLFIDVWPVNFFRPDTASYFDNSCLFMLQLACILTMQSGWKKHTQLRVFLCVNSLSENTGIKEKKLSTFLRQLRIQAKIVIVSFEHLLSHLTADGDHYSAAAAPQSEGELDDVKMHEFAQVPQAYLEGVNSLLQANLNQSAVTFMYLPRPPSSGQNTYTAYLEQLSAISSWSHPTVFVHGLHPVTSTAL from the exons ATGAGTTTAAATACACAAACTGATGATGTTGAAAATGTAGGCGAGGCAAGTGATTCGGATTCAGAACGATCTCCTTTATTGATTTCACCGATATCTGGTTTTGCTAATCGTGGTAATTCATACTTAAACCAAAAACTAAAACGTTTTCAAAGAAGTTTAAGTATTTCATCTATACGACGAGAGGATGGTAGACCAATTTTCGAGTCATCTGGTGCATCTCAAAGAGTTCTGGGGACGTTTGCAGGAGTATTTTGTCCCATAgctttgtcaatgttttcaaCTCTGTTGTTTCTTAGAGGAG gTTTTGTTGTTGGTCAAGCTGGTCTCTTGGAAACATACTCTCAACTCATTCTGGCCTACTTCATATTGATTATGACTGTCTTGTCCATTTGTGCCATTTCAACCAATGGAGCAATGGAAGGTGGCGGTGCTTACT ATATGATAAGCAGAGCCTTAGGTCCAGAGTTTGGTGGGAGTATAGGATTTCTATTTTATGTTGCGCAAGTGTTATCGTGTGCCCTTTATGTTGTTGGCTTTGTGGAAGGAGTTCTGGAAAATTTTGGAGTCGGAG gaAGTTTTACAGGCAATGATCATGGGCTGCCCAACGACACTGATTGGTGGAAGTATCTTTACTCCACGgtctctttatttatttgtcttaTCATTTGTCTCATTGGAGGTGCCATGTTTGCCAGAACCTCTGCTGCTATTTTACTG attGTTGTCGTGTGCACTTTATCTGTGATGATCAGCATATTTGCCAAAAACTATCGACTGCAGATTGATATTCCCTTCAATAATCAGTATATTTATCCGAACCAGTCAAACCTGAATCAAAATAATACAATTACAGGAAATTATACTGGCCTTAGTGCAACCACATTCCGAGAGAATCTGTTTA acaaCTACACAGTTGATTAcagtacagacagacagatgaactATGCCACAGTTTTTGCTATTCTTTTCAGCAGTGTCACTGGAATTCTCAATGGGGCCAACATGTCAG gagaGCTGAGGGATCCGTCCAAGGCTATACCTAGAGGTACACTGTCAGCCGTCTGCTTCACATTTTGTACATATTTCATTCTGACCACATTAATCGCAGGATCATGCTCAAG ATTTCTTCTGATCAATGATTATGTTTTCCTGCAACAAGTCAATCTTTGGAAACCATTTGTTGTCATTGGCATTTTTGCTTCTACGCTGTCTGCATCCCTGGGAAACTTGATTGGAGGCTCTAGAATTTTACAAGCTCTTGGAAATGATCAGTTGTTTT GGTCACTGTTGAAGCCAGCAACTATCACAACAAAGAGTGGTAACCCACTGATCAGTGTTTTTATTACCTGGTTCCTGTCACAG attgtccTACTCGTGGGGAAGTTAAACGCTATTGCTCCCATTGTCTCTGTATTCTTCCTGTTGTCCTATGCCTCAGTCAATCTGGCATGTTTGGCTTTAGAGTTGGCATCAGCTCCAAATTTCAG GCCAACGTTCAACTACTTTTCTTGGCACACCTGTACGCTTGGCATCATTGGCTGTATGATCATGTGTTTCATGATCTCGCCCATCTACACAAGTATTTCATTAGTCTTGATGCTTATCTTGGCCATCATTCTGCATTTCCGCACTTTGCCAACCACCTGGGCATCCATTAGTCAGGCTCTCATCTTTCACCAG GTTCGCAAATACTTACTCATACTTGATCCTCGAAAATCTCATATCAAGTTCTGGAGGCCACAATTACTGTTGATGGTGTCCAATCCCAGGCAAAGTTGTGAGTTGATGGACTTCTGCAATGACATCAAGAAATCAGGTCTTTATGTCATTGGCCATGTCAAAGTTGGGAAACTGGATGACTACCCAACTGATCCAGTGATGGAGGAAACGCCCAAGTGGCTGCAGCTTATCAACCACATGAAGATCAAAGCCTTTGTTGAGCTGACCCTTTCCAGCAGTGTGTCCGAGGGTTTCCAGCAGCTGGTAAGGTTATCTGGCCTGGGTGGTATGAAGGTCAACACCGTCTGCTTTGGATTCTATGACGACACCATGCCGACAGATTCTCTtctcaaaactaaaatcagaaagAGAAAGTTGTTTGGATCTATTGATAGCAGTCAGCAAGACTTTGAATCTTATTTTAAGCTACCTCGATCAAATGGGGAAAGGCATCTTACAGTGAATGAATACATTGGCCTTATTCAGGATGCCTTCAAACTTCAGAAGAGTGTCTTTTTATGCCGCAATTTCCAGCTGCTGAACAAGGAAAACATTCTCAAGTCAAACGAGAAATTGTTCATTGATGTCTGGCCCGTCAACTTTTTCCGCCCAGACACGGCAAGCTACTTTGACAACTCGTGTCTTTTCATGCTGCAGCTGGCCTGTATACTGACCATGCAGAGTGGCTGGAAGAAGCACACCCAGCTACGGGTGTTCCTCTGTGTAAATTCCCTGTCTGAGAACACAGGTATCAAGGAGAAAAAACTGTCCACATTCTTGAGACAGCTCAGAATTCAAGCCAAAATTGTG ATTGTGTCCTTTGAGCATCTTCTCAGCCATTTGACAGCCGATGGAGATCACTACTCTGCAGCAGCAGCGCCACAGTCAGAGGGAGAGCTGGACGATGTCAAGATGCATGAGTTTGCCCAAGTACCTCAAGCTTATCTAGAAGGTGTCAATTCTCTGTTGCAG GCTAATTTGAATCAGTCAGCTGTAACCTTTATGTACCTGCCACGCCCACCCAGCAGTGGACAAAACACCTACACTGCCTATTTAGAACAGCTGAGTGCCATCTCCAGTTGGTCTCACCCGACAGTCTTTGTCCACGGCCTTCATCCTGTCACATCGACAGCCTTGTAA